One Pseudodesulfovibrio senegalensis DNA segment encodes these proteins:
- a CDS encoding peptidylprolyl isomerase yields the protein MKRIFLTTLALLTLALGATAAWAADTPDPENTLYMDLKDGRVVIEMYPDLAPKHVARIKELVRQGFYDGLTFHRVIEGFMAQTGCPQGNGTGGSGQKIKSEFNNHRHYRGVCSMARARDVDSADSQFFIMYDKAPHLDRQYTVWGKVIKGMEYVDMIKKGNPHANGAVTNPDHIIRMQVAADVEQ from the coding sequence ATGAAACGCATATTTCTCACGACACTGGCTCTCCTGACTCTGGCCTTGGGCGCGACAGCCGCATGGGCCGCCGACACTCCCGATCCGGAAAACACGCTCTACATGGACCTCAAGGACGGCCGCGTGGTCATCGAGATGTACCCGGACCTGGCTCCGAAGCATGTTGCCCGCATCAAGGAACTGGTGCGTCAGGGATTCTATGACGGGCTCACCTTCCACCGCGTGATCGAAGGCTTCATGGCCCAGACCGGCTGCCCGCAGGGCAACGGCACGGGCGGCTCCGGCCAGAAGATCAAATCCGAATTCAATAACCACCGCCATTACCGGGGTGTCTGCTCCATGGCCCGCGCCCGCGACGTGGACAGCGCGGACAGCCAGTTCTTCATCATGTACGACAAGGCACCGCACCTGGACCGCCAGTACACGGTCTGGGGCAAGGTCATCAAGGGCATGGAATATGTGGACATGATTAAGAAAGGCAACCCGCACGCCAATGGAGCCGTTACGAATCCTGACCACATCATCCGCATGCAGGTCGCAGCGGACGTCGAACAATAA
- a CDS encoding DsbA family protein, with product MKSLIKKNAAHMFMVGACLLMLAPYARAAEPTLNVMPEIKPETVDALKQMAHGVTMGNGTEVVMVSDPFCVFCRMSYDHLMREADKVGQLYVVHVALAGHPGSDMAGALAGYLAEKGKGREALDLAYRIEQPETKSYSQAGAIIYKTFQERFPEELADMTMKQFAAARFPQYFETAQAVGRLGFKGTPHIIARGRHMNGYKSSWLDLLLMENNK from the coding sequence ATGAAATCACTGATCAAAAAGAACGCCGCACACATGTTCATGGTCGGGGCCTGCCTGCTGATGCTGGCCCCGTACGCCCGGGCCGCGGAACCCACACTGAACGTCATGCCGGAAATCAAGCCGGAAACCGTCGATGCCCTCAAGCAGATGGCCCACGGCGTGACCATGGGCAACGGCACGGAAGTGGTCATGGTTTCGGACCCGTTCTGCGTTTTCTGCCGCATGTCCTATGACCACCTGATGCGCGAGGCCGACAAGGTCGGCCAGCTGTATGTAGTCCATGTTGCTCTGGCCGGGCATCCCGGATCGGACATGGCCGGCGCCCTGGCCGGCTACCTTGCGGAAAAGGGCAAGGGCCGCGAGGCCCTCGACCTGGCCTACCGCATTGAGCAGCCGGAAACCAAAAGCTACTCTCAAGCCGGAGCGATCATCTACAAGACATTCCAGGAAAGATTCCCTGAAGAATTGGCAGACATGACCATGAAACAGTTTGCGGCCGCACGGTTCCCCCAATACTTTGAAACGGCACAGGCCGTGGGCAGACTGGGGTTCAAGGGCACGCCGCATATCATTGCACGCGGCAGGCACATGAATGGCTACAAATCCTCGTGGCTGGACCTGCTGCTCATGGAAAACAACAAGTAG
- a CDS encoding response regulator, producing the protein MAKVLIAEDDRISQKLAVKIVEGMGHDAYVSPHGKHAYEALMACNDFDMLLTDIMMPEMDGRQLIQTLRGDQQFMDLPIVIMSAVVGIGEISNLLKLGATLFLAKPLDRKELQEYIQRCVHESGNGSKVKKKTQPKKKT; encoded by the coding sequence ATGGCAAAAGTGCTGATAGCCGAAGACGACAGAATTTCACAAAAGCTCGCAGTAAAAATCGTGGAAGGTATGGGCCACGACGCCTACGTCAGTCCGCACGGAAAGCATGCCTACGAGGCCCTTATGGCCTGCAACGACTTCGACATGCTGCTCACGGACATCATGATGCCCGAAATGGACGGCCGCCAGCTCATCCAGACCCTGCGCGGCGACCAGCAGTTCATGGACCTGCCCATCGTGATCATGTCCGCGGTGGTGGGCATCGGTGAAATATCCAACCTGCTCAAGCTGGGAGCGACCCTGTTCCTGGCAAAGCCTCTGGATCGCAAGGAATTGCAGGAATACATCCAACGCTGCGTCCACGAATCCGGAAACGGCAGCAAAGTCAAGAAAAAGACCCAGCCCAAGAAAAAGACCTGA